Proteins from one Limanda limanda chromosome 9, fLimLim1.1, whole genome shotgun sequence genomic window:
- the LOC133011045 gene encoding fibronectin type III domain-containing protein 7-like, with amino-acid sequence MGVMKWLTIVVSLGICSQAVTASGPQLSVFSVTSKTAILKWTRVSGASAYKILIATKSSPSNIIAFSTFGPNTVMGSINALSPNINYVFSLQAQDQNQLILGNATVESSTAPERMAPIHTVKPKDSETLMVDFNPSTGATQYVVRVETPNGLFREDTVSSPPAEIQSLSPYTEYSLSIMAVNAGGSSQPSLPVTAKTVLPPPQPSASSPSNDSITVSWAPVAHAVQYTLSVYKFNSSTNMKFNTSSTNLTISDLDAGSLYVTTVYAWDTEGRKGDGSLYINQTTRPPTPSAVNVSMVTGNAVAELSVSWAVGPEVHGPVEYLVTSDQNLTCNSTSSSCILSPVSCGQVHTIQVTASNEGGSSPPSHPEVFITFPCPPEDLALEEATEGNCSLTWNTVPHADGYMAFIKRGEGGEEICNTSSSNCTFHCQCGYTYLVSVHSFNQAGTSPPGDRFNYTTLPCCPEGVSVSAVSTDTLEIMWTASRGAELYQTRAVDSSEVILCNDTAPVCALSDLRCDTAYSVVVTPCNDISGCNRGCKAHTKDTAPCMPMNTMLNVRNSSCVGVSWTANNRAVNYTVSAVADDGARTCTTTGSSCDLGDLPCGCTFEVSVTAHSVAGRSLPSYSETLETDPCCPVNLTVAQVTQSMSNVSWSHAKGAQSFITSLTSPKGHARCHTQDSHCLMGCITCGTNYTVTMEAFSHSGRQANCTYQGFSSSACCPSGVRLYRTAGNSMRLYWRSSGSGHSHEAELVGASNNYTCSASPGENSCDVGNVQCGDVYHVVVAPLSPGGSRVLFCAQRIYSVTCSDNNIGSLLYRGKRSLD; translated from the exons ATGGGCGTCATGAAGTGGCTGACCATTGTGGTCTCGTTAGGCATATGCTCACAG GCTGTGACAGCATCAG GCCCCCAGCTGTCCGTGTTCTCAGTAACATCCAAGACTGCGATTCTCAAATGGACCAGGGTCTCGGGAGCGAGCGCGTACAAGATCCTTATCGCCACCAAAAGTTCACCCAGCAACATAATCGCTTTCTCCACGTTCGGTCCAAACACTGTGATGGGCTCCATCAACGCTCTGTCCCCAAACATCAACTATGTCTTTAGTCTCCAGGCTCAGGACCAAAACCAGCTAATACTGGGCAACGCAACTGTCGAGTCCTCAACAG CCCCTGAGAGGATGGCACCCATCCACACAGTGAAGCCGAAGGACAGCGAGACGTTGATGGTGGACTTCAACCCGAGCACCGGCGCCACTCAGTACGTCGTGCGTGTCGAGACCCCCAATGGCTTATTCAGAGAGGACACGGTCTCGTCCCCCCCCGCCGAGATCCAGTCGCTCTCTCCGTACACCGAGTACTCGCTCAGCATCATGGCAGTGAACGCAGGAGGCAGCAGCCAGCCGTCTCTGCCTGTGACTGCAAAGACAG ttctgcctcctcctcagccctccgcctcctcccccagcaacgacagcatcacTGTCTCCTGGGCTCCGGTGGCTCACGCCGTCCAGTACACCCTGTCCGTGTACAAGTTTAATTCAAGCACCAACATGAAGTTCAACACCTCCAGCACCAATCTGACCATCTCTGACCTGGACGCCGGCTCGCTCTACGTCACCACGGTGTACGCCTGGGACACCGAGGGCCGCAAGGGAGACGGCAGCTTGTACATCAACCAGACAACAC GACCTCCCACCCCCTCTGCTGTCAACGTCTCCATGGTGACGGGTAACGCTGTGGCCGAGCTCTCTGTGTCCTGGGCGGTCGGTCCCGAGGTCCACGGACCCGTTGAGTATCTGGTGACGAGCGACCAGAACCTCACGTGTAACTCCACATCCAGCTCCTGCATCCTGTCTCCAGTGAGCTGTGGACAGGTCCACACCATCCAGGTCACCGCCTCCAACGAGGGCGGGTCCAGCCCCCCGTCCCACCCCGAGGTCTTCATCACCT TCCCCTGTCCACCGGAGGATTTGGCCCTCGAGGAGGCGACTGAAGGAAACTGCTCTCTGACCTGGAACACGGTGCCTCACGCTGACGGCTACATGGCCTTCATCAAGAGAggcgaggggggggaggagatctgcaacaccagcagcagcaactgcaCCTTCCACTGCCAGTGTGGCTACACCTACCTGGTGTCTGTGCACTCCTTCAACCAGGCCGGCACCAGTCCTCCAGGAGACAGGTTCAACTACACCACCT TGCCCTGTTGTCCAGAGGGCGTGTCCGTCTCTGCGGTGAGCACAGACACTCTGGAGATCATGTGGACAGCGTCTCGGGGGGCGGAGCTGTACCAGACCCGGGCCGTGGACAGTTCAGAGGTCATCCTGTGCAACGACACGGCGCCGGTGTGCGCCCTCTCCGACCTCCGCTGTGACACGGCCTACAGCGTGGTGGTGACCCCCTGCAACGACATCAGCGGCTGCAACCGGGGATGCAAAGCTCACACCAAGGACACAG ctccttGCATGCCCATGAACACGATGCTGAACGTGAGAAACTCCTCCTGCGTCGGTGTCAGCTGGACAGCGAACAACAGAGCCGTGAATTACACCGTCAGCGCGGTGGCAGACGACGGCGCCCGCACCTGCACCAccacaggaagcagctgtgaCCTCGGTGACCTTCCCTGTGGCTGCACGTTTGAAGTCAGTGTCACCGCCCACAGCGTCGCAGGGCGGAGTTTACCCAGCTACTCTGAAACCctggagacag ACCCTTGTTGCCCGGTGAACCTGACGGTGGCCCAGGTGACCCAGTCCATGAGCAACGTGTCCTGGTCTCACGCCAAAGGGGCTCAGTCCTTCATCACCTCTCTGACCTCGCCCAAAGGTCACGCCCGCTGCCACACACAGGACTCGCACTGCCTCATGGGATGCATCACCTGCGGCACCAACTACACCGTCACCATGGAGGCGTTCAGCCACAGCGGGCGCCAGGCCAACTGCACCTACCAGGGCTTCTCCTCCA GTGCCTGCTGTCCCTCGGGGGTCAGGCTCTACAGGACGGCAGGGAACTCGATGCGCTTGTACTGGCGCAGCTCAGGCAGCGGCCACAGCCATGAGGCAGAGCTGGTGGGAGCCAGCAACAACTACACCTGCTCGGCCTCACCTGGGGAGAACAGCTGTGATGTTGGCAACGTCCAGTGTGGAGACGTGTACCATGTGGTGGTGGCTCCACtgtcaccagggggcagcagagtGCTGTTCTGTGCTCAGAGAATTTACTCAG TAACTTGCTCAGACAACAACATCGGCTCAT TGCTTTACAGAGGGAAGAGAAGTCTGGACTAG